CATTTCAACACACACTCACCGCATTTGCTGTGGTCTTGCAGTTACCAGAGCAGGATGTGCTCTCTGTATGTTTTTCCATCAtctcatattttaaaaaaaatcttatcatGAAGAacgttttaaaaatgcaaagaTCCCTTTTGtactataaagaaccttttatgggATGGAAAAGTTAAacataaagaacctttatttttaagagaacatagtcatatataaaatataaagataTTGTTTGGGTAGATCTCATACTTTCCTCTGCTGCAGGTCTGGAGACTTCGGATCCTAACGCCGTTGTGATTGGATTAGCGCCTGACCACTTCAACTACCAGACCCTCAATAAAGCTTTCCGGTAAACCTACTTGATTTTGTAAGCTATTCATCTTCAAAATATGTTGTTAGTGGTTGAATTATTGCTGCTAATCCTCATCAGACTCATTTCATCAGGCTGATTTTAGACGGTGCCCCCCTCATTGCTATCCATAAAGCTCGATACTATAAAAGGAAGGACGGGTTGGCTTTGGGGCCGGGTCCGTTTGTGACGGGTCTTGAGTATGCGACTGACACCCAGGCGACAGTGGTGGGTAAGCCAGAGAAAGCTTTCTTCCTGGAGGCCTTAAGAGACCTGAACTGCTCACCGGAGGAGGCTGTGATGATAGGAGATGTGAGTATGCCAACCACTGTAATATTTGCgggattaaaatattttttatatttacattcatATACATATgctgtgcgtgcatgtgtgtatatatatatatatatatatatatatatatatatatatatatatatataaaattataaataataattttatttttattgcactttacatttgGAACCAATCTCAAAGTTCTACCGTTAAGATCATTTAAAAATGGTAAAATACTAATAGATTTTATAGTTAAAATTTATGttatcttaaaaaaataaaaaataaaataaaataatatatatatatatatatatatatatatatatatatatatatatatatatatatatatatatatatatatatatatatatatatatatatatatatatacacacattcatTCAGAATTCAGGAATGCTGGGAATTTTAGTGCAAAATGGTaggcttaatatatatatatatatatatatatatatatatatatatatatatatatatatatatatatatatatatatatatatatatatatatacatatatatatataattttctttatgaaaaatattatagTTACTATTTCATTTGAAGgtaacatttttacagtgtaattacacaAAGCAGTTTAAAAAGTAGAAATATGAATAAACTACATGCACTTACTAGTTACTTTAGGGTTGGGACTTtggtttacattttattttaaggtgtcattgttacagttgaattatatttaagtactgactGAGTAACAAGGactctgtaaaataaagtgttacaggattttgtttagggttagttacttgaaattatgcattttttaaaattattatttatttacttttgtaCAGTTCAAGAAGAAATGCATGACTGGACTTGTTTGCTTTATAATTTAATCTGCCTTTATAATTTTAACAACCAAACTTTGTAAAGGATGCCAGAGATGATGTTGGTGGGGCACAGAATGCAGGAATGCTGGGAATTTTAGTGCAAACTGGTAGGCTTAATTCTTAatgtaaaattatgtttttataatCCAGTGGTTATAGTTATTTTCCTGGATATTAATATGCCTCCTTTAATTTTGCAGGTAAATATAGACCTGGTGATGAGGGTAAAATAAACCCTCCACCTCACCTGACGTGTGACAGCTTTCCagaagctgtcaatcatatACTCGAACATCTCTTAGGATCTAAATAATTGGAAATAGTCTAAGTCTAAAACAATACAAAGAAAAGTGATAATGGTACTGTGTAGTTTGATTATTGTTTAACTGtccaatacactgtaaaaagaaaatCTCTATGACATAATAAAGTTGCTGCACTCCACAAACAGATAAAGAAAaggtgttttcttttttaatctaGATCTTGAGAAATCAAACttttattgatattttgaaatgatttttaaattaaatactcTCAATTAATTGCAGTGTAATTTCCTTTAAAATGTTTGATTTACAGTGAGACTTGTAACAACGCAGCATCTAAAAAGAGTAGATGGTagtgcaataaaaacatttgtttggTTGCTGTAATAATGTGTCAGACAGACTCGTACTCTTTCTCCCAGGCCGAGTATCTATCCATCAGACATCTGGCTGAGGGTTTGGTGTGAGCAATCACCTCCAGGAAATCTGCTGTGGTCACAGTTTCTAGTTCAATAACCGGCATATTGGACTGACCTGTGAAGATACATGGTGTAATGGAGACTGTGAGTTGTGGGCAAAACAGGATTTTGTGATGAAACAGCAGTTTAATGTCGTTCAGAGTTGGACGTGGCATATTTCTTACCTTCAATATGATTTTCAAGGGCGTCAAAGATTTTTCGTACAGGTCTCATAGCGGCCTCCTTACACACTAACCTGATATCTGACCCAGAGTAACCTCCCGTCTCCtgaaatatcaaaaagttgAAATGTCAGTATAACggcatgtctgtctgtctgtctgtctgtctgtctgtctggtctgtccatctatctatctatctatctatctatctatctatctatctatctatctatctatctatctatctatctatctatctatctatctatctatctatctatctatctatctatctatctgtctatctatctgtctgtctgtctgtctgtctgtctgtctgtctgtctgtctgtctgtctgtctgtctggtctgcctatctatctatctatctatctatctatctatctatctatctatctatctatctatctatctatctatctatctatctatctatctatctatctatctatctatctatctatctatccgtccgtccgtcttgtctgtctgtctagctATCTGTTTGTCTgcccatctatctatctatctatctatctatctatctatctatctatctatctatctatctatctatctatctatctatctatctatctatctatctatctatctatctatctatctgtctgtctgtctggtctgcctatctatctatctatctatctatctatctatctatctatctatctatctatctatctatctatctatctatctatctatctatctatctatctatctatctatctatctatctatctatctatctatctatctatctatctatctatctgtctgtctgtctggtctgcctatctatctatctatctatctatctatctatctatctatctatctatctatctatctatctatctatctatctatctatctatctatctatctatccgtccgtccgtccgtcttgtctgtctgtctagctATCTGTTTGTCTgcccatctatctatctatctatctatctatctatctatctatctatctatctatctatctatctatctatctatctatctatctatctatctatctatctatctatctatctatctatctatctatctatctatctatctgtctgtctgtctgtctgtctgtctggtctgcccatctatctatctatctgtccgtccgtccgtccgtcttgTCTGTTTGTCTAGctatctgtttgtctgtctgtctcatctgcccatctatctatctatctatctatctatctatctatctatctatctatctatctatctatctatctatctatctatctatctatctatctatctatctatctatctatctatctatctatctatctatctatctatctgtccgtctgcctatctatctatctatctatctatctatctatctatctatctatctatctatctatctatctatctatctatctatctatctatctatctatctatctatctatctatctatctatctgtctgtctgtctgtctgtctgtctgtctgtctgtctgtctggtctgcccatctatctatctatctatctgtccgtccgtccgtccgtccgtccgtcttgtctgtctgtctagctatctgtttgtctgtctgtctcgtctgcccatctatctatctatctatctatctatctatctatctatctatctatctatctatctatctatctatctatctatctatctatctatctatctatctatctatctatctatctatctatctatctatctatctatctatctatctatctatctgtcacCTGCCTTTTTCGTATGTCTgactgtctgtttgtgtgtctatctatctgtctcccttctgtccgtccgtccgtccgtctgtccatctctctctctctctctctctctctctctctctctctctattcaatagtcagtcagtcagtccaTTCATCTGTTTGTCTCTCTAAAACTAAACTGACTTTTGTCTCTAGTATCTGTGCAGTGCATGTACCTCAATCAGATGATTTCTCTCACCTGTGCTAGTGAGTCATAGTCCAGCTCTGTCCGCAGCTCCACCCCACCTGTGTTACTAACCGGAGGAAGCCAATGACTGATCATGGCTTGTCTGGCAGGGGTAGATGGGAGACCCACCAGTATACGTTTCTCCAGTCTTCTCAGCATGGCATGGTCCAACTCCCTGATGAGAGATTAGAAAGATTATGAAGAAAGCCATAACAGAACATCAATATAGTTTTCTCACAATCACTCCTCACCAGGGTAAGTTTGAGGCAGCAAGTACAAACACAAGATCATCTGATCGTGCTAGTCCATCCATCTGAACTAGTAACTCCGTCTTCATCCTCCTACTGCCCTCATGGTCACCTCTTAAAAGAACCAAATAAAAATGGTGtaatttattaatcattatCAGTTAATTCAatagtgtttttattcataCTATAACATAAATCTAGTCAAAACCCTCAGTATGGTCCTGGCAGCTATCCACAACACCTTAGCATTTGATTGTGCACTCTGAGTTAGATTTTAGGTTATTTTATAAAGTTACTGTCAGCGAACGTTACTGGCTCAAGCTCACCCTTGGCCGACACCTCGCTGGCTCATCACTGATTCCAGCTCATCCAAGAAAATGGTGGATGGGGCGTGATATCTTGCCAGCTCAAACAAAACCTGCAGAGAAGCATAACATTGATCCGCTGAGCACAACCTTTCCACCACACATttcataaaacaataaaataacaaatctGAGCAAATAATCTCAAGTCTCTCCTGACCCGAACCAGCTTTTCAGAGTCTCCCCTCCATTTGCTCACAATACTGGATGCAGAGATGTTGAAAAACGTTGTGTTACACTCTGTGGCTACAGCTTTGGCCAGCATTGTCTTTCCTGTGCCTGAATTTTGGGAAACAGTCGTCACATTAAGACTATGCTACATAAAATTTATCTTTCATATTTAGGGATTGAACATTCtcaaaacagaaaacagaaaggTCACACCTGGAGGTCCATAAAGGAGTAAACCCTTCCATGGTGACAGAATTCCAGTGAACAGTTGAGGATACTGAAAAGAGAGATGTTATGGGTAGTTGCTATGGCATTGCTAGATGGCTGCTAAAGTGTTTTGAGTAGCGGTTGCTAGAGAGATGCTATGATCTTCTGGGGGTTGAAAAGActttctaggtggttgctaagcATGTTCTGTGGTGTTCTGTAGGGTTACTAGCGCATTGCAAGGGAATTACTAAGGATGTTGTAATCTAAGGCATTAAAAAGGTGTTCTGGATAGTTGATACAATGTTCTGAATGGTTATTTGGATGTTTCTAAGGTTGAGTGGCAGGTAGTACATTACTATGTGGTTGCTATGGGGTTTTATCATGGTTACTAGGATGTTGTTGTTAGGCAGATTGTGTTCTGGATGCTTGCTAAGCAGTTGCTAGGGGTTTCTGGGTAGTTTCTTGCTGGTTGCAATCGAGTTCTGGGTGGCTGTTAGTCCATCACTAGGTGGTTGCTAAGCATGTGATAGAGTGTTCTAGATGGCATTTACAAGCACAATTCTAAGGATGTTATAATGTAGGTGCTTGTTAGACCATTGAAAGTGTCTTCTGAATAGTTGCTAGTTGTTATAATGTTGTGGGTGATTGCTAATGTGTTCTGAGGGCCTGTAAGAGTGTTGCTAGGCTGTTGCTGTGGTGCTCTGATTGTTATGGAATTGAAaatgtgttctgggtggttgctagctGTTTGAAACTGTTCTGAATGGTTGTTAATTTGGCTACTAAAGTGTTATGAGTGGTCGCTAGGGTATTTTGAGCGGTTGCTAGGCCATTGAGAGGATGCAGGTTTCACAAATTGTATCCACCAAGTGAAAATCTGATTAAGTATGATAAATAAGATGa
The window above is part of the Pseudorasbora parva isolate DD20220531a chromosome 23, ASM2467924v1, whole genome shotgun sequence genome. Proteins encoded here:
- the hdhd2 gene encoding haloacid dehalogenase-like hydrolase domain-containing protein 2 — its product is MSRRSLKAVLIDLSGTLHIEDAAVPGAQEALTRLRQSPVAVKFVTNTTKECKRTLFERLRRLNFDLQEREIFTSLTAARNLLEQKAVRPLLLVEDSALEDFTGLETSDPNAVVIGLAPDHFNYQTLNKAFRLILDGAPLIAIHKARYYKRKDGLALGPGPFVTGLEYATDTQATVVGKPEKAFFLEALRDLNCSPEEAVMIGDDARDDVGGAQNAGMLGILVQTGKYRPGDEGKINPPPHLTCDSFPEAVNHILEHLLGSK
- the katnal2 gene encoding katanin p60 ATPase-containing subunit A-like 2 isoform X2, with the protein product MDVRLSDELRTETRRRNLLVLIYHHLLEEGYIDSAKALEKDSSFGLCRFEVCDNVDLDTVLLEYESYYFIKFQKYPKLTKKLPEQGESRLVKSFGKRRTSSSSSSQTLPRINSNQRPPSRNIAKRSESKLTGIVINKSREGNSLTPVETSGFGLNVSPIVRNGAEEGTHMRKGYQVDYRNLIQDAVKGATNDPDFSERLLKPVSAFIGMNSDMRELTAVISRDIYLHNPNVRWDDIIGLEAAKRLVKEAVVYPIKYPQLFTGILSPWKGLLLYGPPGTGKTMLAKAVATECNTTFFNISASSIVSKWRGDSEKLVRVLFELARYHAPSTIFLDELESVMSQRGVGQGGDHEGSRRMKTELLVQMDGLARSDDLVFVLAASNLPWELDHAMLRRLEKRILVGLPSTPARQAMISHWLPPVSNTGGVELRTELDYDSLAQETGGYSGSDIRLVCKEAAMRPVRKIFDALENHIEGQSNMPVIELETVTTADFLEVIAHTKPSARCLMDRYSAWEKEYESV